ACTTAGGTTACCTGCTCATGTAGTTTTGGCACAAGGGAGATATAGTTTGTCTTTATCAGAGTCacctattattaaaaacaaaactctggtCTGTGAATGATGGTATTGAGTCAGAATCATGATgtagcagaaaataaagaagtcatgaatcatccaaacagaaatgTGTTTGGATGCTTATAGGAggctgaatattttaaatattcaaccaAGTTTCAAGCTGCAAGACTCTGCCATGTAGGTTCATGTTGCGTCCTCAAAGTAGTTCTCATGAAAGCAATACTTTGAGGAACAACAGACATTACAGCAGACTGATCTGCTGACATCATGGCTTCCTAGAAGAGGCGTTGCTTCCTGCAGTGACATTACAACATGGTAACTCCCTAAAAATCAGCGTACCTTGTAGGTAACTCTGGTGTCGGGGGCACCACCGGGCAGCTGGGCAAGTCGGTTATTTCAATAGCCCTCAATCTctaatataaatataacaatcatataataaatattgcacatatacacaaaacaaaCTAAAGCACACTAGCATACAAATAGAGAACAAAAGAGCCACTATccaaatatataatgataatCTATTTTTAACAACCCATTTCTTTAAATTACCAGTCCTGCTATTTGTACTATAAAATTCTTTTCAAGAACATGTGTACATctgtttaaaattgctttttccaCGGAACAATTTAAGAATGAATATCCAATATCTACTCCCCTTATTTGAATGTATCGACTGCATACAAAATGGAAATGCATAAAACtatagaacaaatatttttttcttcaagataaCATTATAAAGGAATATGCAGTAGTAACTCCTGCTACTCTTTCTTCTATCCTGTGATCATGCAGTTTTATTTCCATGATACCAAGTGAAATATGATGTGGCCATTATCTTAGCAAGTTTATTTTACAgatcttttatcttttccttcagaGGTCGAGTAACAGGAACTGAATTAAGAAATATGTGCAAAATGTAACAGAAACACAGACAGCTCACTATTTGTGCTTTAAGCAAGAAGTGTTGTTTCCGGTATAAATGGGTTTCATGAAACAATTATGCAAGAATATTACTTAAAATACAGGCAAAGCTACCCAAATATGCATGAAGTTTAGATGAGAATTTAGTGAAGCTTTATGTGGATTGTAATATGGGCACTGATAGGCAAGGCTTTTTGTGGCCTTATTAAAAGGTCCTTTTATGCTCGAAAATCTAATTTACATAATCAAATGCATCTACTTACAAGCACAAGAGGTGAGCTAGAAAGGGGAATTCATCAGATTTCTGAAACTGGCATTATTGAGTTGCTAGTGTATTTAGTTTATGTGCTTTTCCTCAGTACAATACATACAAATCCATATTTATAAGGCAttcaatattttatgaaatgctaTTTTAGGAATGGTGTTTTTATATAGATAGCTATGAGATTGAAAATAGGTGTACCCAAaatagcagagaaaaaaataataaaaattttctacTCCTAGTCCAATAGGGCCAAACTTTTATAAAATCCCAATGCCTCAAATTCTCATCTAAGCTGCAAATTGGTTCACCAAGGTTTGACGACAGTCTTCATCCCACGCTCGCAGCGAGCAGAAAAGGTACAAAACTCACTTTCTCGGCCATTTCATGAGAGTGGTGCAGCGAATGCTCCCTTTCAGAGAACATCCTCCTCTGCTCGTAGCTGGCTAGTCGACACGTGAGCCAGGAAGACAGGGTGCAGCCACCAATCCCAATGCACGCGAGAGACATGGAGGCGAGATGCAGAGGATAGAGGGAAGAGGTCTTCTTCGTCACTGCCCGCAGGAACTGAAAGTTCAGGATGCCTCCAATGAGTCCACAGATGCAGCAGGCAGAAAAAAGGATCATCTgataggaagaaggaagagagtgtCAAAGATGAGGAAGCAAAGCCAACCTAACACAGCGCCCCATCCTGCCGCACCTCCCGGAAGACTGAGCTACAGTAAAGTGCTTTGGGTCTTAGAGGACGAGAACCATAGTTTCACCAAGTTCCCATGCAACCCAACTCAGGGAAGAGAGTGCAGACCAGTGTTTCAGAATTAATAGCTGACTGTGTAAAGGCCGGGGATACATCTTTTTGAAAACCCTGAAGTAAGGAAAATTTGTCTTCAAGGTAGATTcagatttaaatatttactatctatcATGTGCTAGGAACTTGAGCAGATATCATCTCAATTAACCCACCCAGCAAACCTCTGAGAGAAATCGTGATATATACTTAGGAAAATGGTGAACAGGCAAAACTCAAGGTTAGGTAGGGACTGAATCCAGATTTTCTGACTCTAAATCCAGTTTCACTATGTTAATCCCCCTAAAATATCCAAATATCTTCTCATTGAATTGTGATTAGTTCCAACAAACTTCAAATGTTTATACTGCTCTAGCTAAATGAGCTTAGAGAATATAGTTaacctgttttcttcatttatacGAGTTTTATCATGTATCTGTTTCCCCCATAGGATAGGTTAGGGACTCCCTGTGAACTGGTCCTTTATACTacaaatcttttttaaatctgTGGCACCCACAATGAAGAATACACAATATACATTCCAAAAATACTATCTGGTTGTTTTGGGGAAACACAGGATGTGGCTTTACTTTTGATCTCATTATTGGTTTGATTTGGGTCTCTATAAAGAGAGCTGGTGGGGGTGGATGGTATTCAACctaaatgttacataaatatgTAACTGAATATTGAATATTCCAAAAGCTTCAacgtgggtttttgtttttgtttttgtttttgtttttgtatttgtattctcTAAGTTCCCCTATGGGCTTCCTTTATACTTTAGCGTGTGATactaatataattatttaaacttatttccatttttgttcagAACACGGTCTCTACTCCAGTTGCCTCTCTTGCCAATCATATAGCTTGTTCATTCCCGCCTCAgtgatattttccatttcctggaaattagtttgcttttttcttgGATTGCTAGATGGAAGACTCAAATCTAGCCTTACCTTCTTCAGAAAGCCTTCCTGGATTTACTGACTTCCTTTGGCATAATTCCATAGGACAAACaattatttaacttaatttagcatttaattttacattattagGAATCGTTTGCTGTCGACAATTAGTTGACTTTAGcgagcatttattgagtacctggcATCTGTTAGGCCCTGAGTGAGGCAGCTGTTggcattacaaaaaataatagctCATAGTTGTTGTCCTTGAGTACACAGCAGTCTTGTGTGAGAGAAGATCCAACATTTCAAATGGCATAGCAGATATTAAGAAAGAGGGATGAATTGGTTGCCCTTAGAGTAGGGTGGAGGAGAATTTAGCATAACCAAGGGTTTCAGACAAGGCTTCCTGATAACATGTCATCTAAACTAAGTGCATGCCACTCCCAGAAAAGGGTAAGACCATGGATGTATGAAATAGCATAATGAAATAGGATGGTGGGCAGAAAGAATACCAAGTAGTTCGTTTTGTTTCTCTCACTTAATTCAGCATCCTAATTGTGTCCGTCTCACAGTATTTATTACCAAGCCTAAAAATCCAATGATGGGTGACTGTATCTTTTTAtagttaattaaatataatactgAATATCAATTGCCAAATAACTGAATCATCCAAAGTGGGAAACTGTAGCTCCTAGTTTCACATAGAATCAATATACTACCTTTTAAAGGATATTCAGATGGCATGCAGTTTCTTGGGAAATACTTTGGTGTTTACATATTCTCAGAAAACATGGAAAGATGTGACATTCTAGCCTTCAAATGATGAACTACTATTAATTAAGAAAGTTAATGACAAATTATTTGGCTATCATAAGAACACAATGTATCTCTCCTAATATTAttcttattcattctttaaagGCTTGCTACTTCATTTAACATATGCAAACAGAACATTCTCACCTAggtattaaaatgttaaaatctaTACCCACATTTAAAACCATATACGAGGTTTGAATTTCACCAGACTACAGAATTTAGACTCTAGAGATACTTGGAGTGGAGAAATTACCATGCACTTTGAAGGGTGAGAATCCTTGATAGCTAAATGTCATCAATGGGAATATCAGAGGGTGAAAGAAGTTAAAGTGAATGGTAGTTTCTAAAAAGTTTAGcacttatgatttttttcttttataactctTAAGAGAattagaaagacagaaaaaagacactagtgcctttaaaaaaatttcttccctccccttctcctatgactgaatatttgtgtccctctAAATACAAATGTTGAAGCCTAAACCCCAATACTATGGTACTTGCAGATGGGATTTTTGGAAGACAATTAGGTCAGGAGAATAGAGCCCTCATAAATGGGGTCAGTGCCTTTATAAGAGAGACTTTTAGAgagctctctttttccttttgccacATGAGATCACAGTCAAAAATTTGCAACCTGGAAGAGAACCTTACCAGAACCCAACTACACAGGGACCCTAATCGAGgtccagcctccagcactgtgcGAAATGAATCTCTGTTGTTGATAAGCCACCCAGTATATCCTTCTTTGTTAATAGCCCAAATGGATGAAGATATCTCCCCTGCCTTCCCATacccctcttccttttctccttctctgcctctccctgttttcccctccctctctcattctttccttgcctttcctcccttccttccttccttccttccttccttccttcctctctttccctctctctccctctctctctctttcttctaagTTCTAAGAAATTGTTCTTATATGGCTATAAAGACAGtagtaaaataaaagcatacaaaGAATGAAGGCCAAGTCTAAAAAGTGATGGAAGAATCATAGATGAAAATTAAGAGCCtccaaaaatttgtatgtaaaGGTTTCcctttatatgattttaaaaaagtatatctCGTATGTCTAAAGCAATGggtgcttcatttttttttgtcacagtAGATATTTTCACAAAAAAAGATATGATTGAAAAAGTAGTTAAACAAAAATAGCTGTAATACTCCTATGCCTGTCCTCCTCAGATAACTGGCCTCCCCCTGGAAAACTCTTTTTAGACTCAAAGCCTGCTTTGTAAGGTCCAAGCATAGTATTAATTTTTCCAACTTAGAAAGGTCTATGATCTTTCCTATTGCACatgataaaataaacaacactgtttctttcttttgaactCTCAAAAAACATCATGGAGGGATGTGGGGAATCCACACTTCAGCTATAAAAATTGTACTCCAGCCATTATCAGAGTTAACTGGGTGAATGTCTTACAACCCGGAAAGTCGTGATAGTACCGTAAAACATCTGAAAACACTTACAATTACAttcacagtaataaaataaaattaaataaaaaaatcattgggaATTAACTGTAACTATAACAACACAGCTGTTTTGCTGCATTGCAAAATTAACTTCACAGTCAAAGCCAGTAATCTGTAGGCCCAGTTCCACATTTAAACAGTTAAATTTCCCATGAACTCAAGCCATGTCTTTTTTAGCTTACTGAAGAATTCATGTGTGTCTGGGAGTCTATAAACTGGAAAAGTGGAGATTGTCAACCACAGCAGTCATTATGGGTTGCATATTCATGCATTTAAAGAGTATAtcaaagcttttctttctttttcttttgtcatagTCTGTAATAATCttgatgggttttgttttgttttttgttgttgggttttttgtttttgttttttttgttttttgtttttttgcaaatgaaaaagcCAGTATTTATTTGTCAGTCTTCTTTTCATCCTAAATGAGTAACATTCACTATGTGAAAGTTGGCTTCgcatcatttccatttttgggTTCCAACATTTCAAATACGTCAATGCACAATACAAACAAGGCAGAAACTTACGACAagtccagatttttttttggcGCACAATATTCCACATATGccacaaagaagaaactgaaaaggaaaagaataacaaTTATTCCACATTCAAAGATAAGAAGACCTCTAGTTTTTAGCTTATAGCTCACTCATGACACTTGTTCCGGGGAAGCTTGAAAATGTTATATTCCCATcaaaagctggaaagaaaaatgCCTCATTCTAGAATAGTAAGAGATAAAAATGCAAACTTTAATGAAATTTGTTCTTTGTAAGGTTGATATAAGTAATTGTGGGACTCGAGCAAACCAGAATCAGTTTTACACTAGGCAAAATTAGGAAGTAAATAAATTTAGGGTTTtgttattcctgttttctttcactgtcttcttatccctttctattttctcagGGAGAGAAGTGGTATGATACATTCATTCATAATAGA
This sequence is a window from Prionailurus bengalensis isolate Pbe53 chromosome A2, Fcat_Pben_1.1_paternal_pri, whole genome shotgun sequence. Protein-coding genes within it:
- the TMEM196 gene encoding transmembrane protein 196 isoform X2 is translated as MCTSGQIIGSLLVLSVLEIGLGVSSVAVGAVSFSLALREHKPQLGDSSPFLLCGICGILCAKKKSGLVMILFSACCICGLIGGILNFQFLRAVTKKTSSLYPLHLASMSLACIGIGGCTLSSWLTCRLASYEQRRMFSEREHSLHHSHEMAEKRLRAIEITDLPSCPVVPPTPELPTRK
- the TMEM196 gene encoding transmembrane protein 196 isoform X1, whose product is MCTSGQIIGSLLVLSVLEIGLGVSSVAVGAVSFSLALREHKPQLGDSSPVWSGVCFLLCGICGILCAKKKSGLVMILFSACCICGLIGGILNFQFLRAVTKKTSSLYPLHLASMSLACIGIGGCTLSSWLTCRLASYEQRRMFSEREHSLHHSHEMAEKRLRAIEITDLPSCPVVPPTPELPTRK
- the TMEM196 gene encoding transmembrane protein 196 isoform X5; this translates as MILFSACCICGLIGGILNFQFLRAVTKKTSSLYPLHLASMSLACIGIGGCTLSSWLTCRLASYEQRRMFSEREHSLHHSHEMAEKRLRAIEITDLPSCPVVPPTPELPTRK
- the TMEM196 gene encoding transmembrane protein 196 isoform X4; translated protein: MCTSGQIIGSLLVLSVLEIGLGVSSVAVGAVSFSLALREHKPQLGDSSPFLLCGICGILCAKKKSGLVMILFSACCICGLIGGILNFQFLRAVTKKTSSLYPLHLASMSLACIGIGGCTLSSWLTCRLASYEQRRMFSEREHSLHHSHEMAEKEMTDNMSNGGPQLIFNGRV
- the TMEM196 gene encoding transmembrane protein 196 isoform X3, whose amino-acid sequence is MCTSGQIIGSLLVLSVLEIGLGVSSVAVGAVSFSLALREHKPQLGDSSPVWSGVCFLLCGICGILCAKKKSGLVMILFSACCICGLIGGILNFQFLRAVTKKTSSLYPLHLASMSLACIGIGGCTLSSWLTCRLASYEQRRMFSEREHSLHHSHEMAEKEMTDNMSNGGPQLIFNGRV